One stretch of Microvirga lotononidis DNA includes these proteins:
- the trxA gene encoding thioredoxin: MLSDTPVPSSDDLVKDTTTANFRQDVLAESMQQPVLVDFWAPWCGPCKQLTPLLEKAVRAAGGKVKLVKMNIDEHPQIAGQLGVQSIPAVFAFQRGQPVDGFMGALPESQIKSFIERLVGPLGPGAAEEILAEADRLAAEGDIGGAAELYSAVLAQDPENVAALAALVKLHVEVSDLEGAKRFLAMAPAAKANDPALAGARAAIELAEQAGSLGDLAELQRRVETDPTDHQARFDLAVGLNALGRREEAANHLLEIVRRDRNWNEDGARKQLVQFFEAWGPMDAMTLAGRRRLSSLLFS, from the coding sequence ATGCTGTCCGATACCCCCGTCCCCTCCTCCGACGACCTCGTGAAGGACACCACCACGGCCAATTTCCGCCAGGACGTGCTGGCCGAATCCATGCAGCAGCCGGTTCTGGTCGATTTCTGGGCCCCCTGGTGCGGCCCTTGCAAGCAGCTCACCCCGCTTCTCGAAAAGGCCGTTCGGGCCGCCGGCGGCAAGGTGAAGCTCGTCAAGATGAACATCGACGAGCATCCGCAGATCGCCGGCCAGCTCGGGGTGCAGTCGATCCCGGCCGTCTTCGCCTTCCAGCGCGGCCAGCCGGTGGACGGCTTCATGGGCGCCCTGCCCGAGAGCCAGATCAAGAGCTTCATCGAGCGCCTCGTCGGGCCGCTCGGACCCGGCGCGGCCGAGGAGATCCTGGCCGAGGCCGACCGTCTGGCGGCCGAGGGCGACATCGGCGGCGCGGCCGAACTCTATTCCGCCGTGCTGGCCCAGGATCCGGAGAACGTCGCGGCGCTCGCCGCCCTCGTGAAGCTGCACGTGGAGGTGAGCGACCTGGAGGGCGCCAAGCGCTTCCTCGCCATGGCGCCGGCGGCGAAAGCCAACGATCCGGCCCTCGCCGGCGCGCGGGCGGCAATCGAGCTCGCCGAACAGGCGGGTTCCCTCGGCGACCTGGCGGAGCTCCAGCGCAGGGTCGAGACCGATCCCACGGACCATCAGGCTCGCTTCGATCTGGCCGTAGGCCTGAATGCCCTCGGGCGGCGCGAAGAAGCTGCCAACCACCTCCTTGAAATCGTCCGCCGCGACCGCAATTGGAACGAGGACGGCGCACGCAAGCAGCTCGTCCAGTTCTTCGAGGCCTGGGGCCCGATGGACGCGATGACGCTGGCAGGGCGGCGGAGGCTCTCCTCGCTCCTGTTCTCTTGA
- a CDS encoding prolyl-tRNA synthetase associated domain-containing protein, which produces MAHLSPRELLDRLSSLGIKTETVEHAPVFTVAESASVKEHIPGAHSKNLFVKDKKGRFFLISAKHDTAIDLKRTHEAIGASGRLSFGSAEQLRALLGVEPGSVTAFAVANDTDGRVTMVLDANLMEHERVNFHPLVNSMTTGISREDLVTFLRATGHDPLILRLPEPPAELPDDA; this is translated from the coding sequence TTGGCCCATCTGTCTCCCCGGGAACTCCTGGATCGCCTGTCCTCGCTCGGCATCAAGACCGAGACGGTGGAGCACGCCCCCGTCTTCACGGTGGCCGAATCGGCATCCGTCAAGGAGCACATCCCGGGAGCCCATTCCAAGAACCTGTTCGTGAAGGACAAGAAGGGCCGCTTCTTCCTGATTTCCGCCAAGCACGACACCGCCATCGACCTCAAGCGCACCCATGAGGCCATCGGGGCCTCCGGCCGCCTCTCCTTCGGCTCGGCCGAGCAGCTGCGCGCGCTTCTCGGGGTCGAGCCCGGTTCGGTCACCGCCTTCGCGGTGGCGAACGATACGGACGGCAGGGTCACGATGGTGCTCGACGCCAACCTCATGGAGCATGAGCGGGTGAATTTTCACCCGCTGGTCAATTCCATGACCACCGGCATATCCCGGGAGGACCTGGTGACCTTCCTGCGGGCCACGGGGCACGATCCCCTCATCCTGCGCCTGCCGGAACCGCCGGCGGAATTGCCAGACGACGCCTGA
- a CDS encoding AAA family ATPase — MLVIKEVFAAGYRSLRHIRFPVEPLSVFVGGNGTGKTNLYRALQLLQAAAAGTLTHELAAEGGFDSVYWAGPRSGRDPVRVRLGVRLSGESDDYTLEYGVETGLVELLGAGFDLEPQIKVETLTYEARGRSKGLLERRGPRGHCLDEAGVKRPLGSEILPSETALGSLQDAAAFPDLHLARRTMLEWRFFHGFRTDASAPLRKPALAVTSPTLASDGSNLAAVFATLAHIRQDTTDLDEAFDDAFPGARLVIPEPDRFATFGVIFPDYPKRVFQASELSDGTLHFLTLAGALLSYRLPPFIALNEPETSLHPDLLEPLARMIVAASKRTQVWLVTHSEPLADAIARNGGVSQRQVIKRKGETWIDGLRLSGDFAEEEEEF, encoded by the coding sequence ATGCTCGTCATCAAAGAAGTCTTCGCCGCAGGCTACCGCTCGCTGAGGCATATCCGCTTCCCCGTCGAGCCGCTGTCCGTCTTCGTGGGGGGCAATGGGACCGGCAAGACGAACCTCTACCGCGCGTTGCAGCTCCTGCAAGCGGCCGCCGCCGGCACGCTCACGCACGAGCTGGCCGCGGAGGGCGGCTTCGATTCCGTCTATTGGGCGGGCCCACGGAGCGGCAGGGATCCGGTTCGTGTCAGGCTCGGCGTTCGCCTGAGCGGCGAGAGTGACGACTATACCCTGGAATACGGCGTCGAAACCGGCTTGGTCGAGCTCCTGGGCGCAGGCTTCGACCTCGAGCCGCAGATCAAGGTGGAGACCCTCACCTATGAGGCGCGAGGGCGTTCGAAAGGCCTGCTCGAACGGCGCGGCCCCCGAGGGCATTGCCTCGACGAGGCCGGTGTGAAGCGCCCGCTGGGTTCCGAGATCCTCCCCTCCGAAACCGCACTCGGCTCGTTGCAGGATGCCGCGGCCTTCCCCGATCTGCATCTCGCCCGCAGGACGATGCTGGAGTGGCGATTCTTCCACGGATTTCGCACGGATGCGTCCGCGCCCTTGCGCAAGCCCGCCCTGGCGGTGACGTCGCCGACGCTTGCCTCCGACGGTTCGAATCTCGCGGCGGTCTTCGCGACCCTGGCTCATATCCGGCAAGACACCACCGATCTCGATGAGGCCTTCGACGATGCCTTTCCCGGGGCGCGTCTCGTCATCCCTGAACCTGACCGCTTCGCCACGTTCGGCGTGATCTTTCCCGATTACCCGAAGCGCGTCTTCCAGGCCTCCGAGTTGTCGGACGGCACCCTGCATTTCCTGACGCTGGCGGGAGCGCTTCTGTCCTATCGGCTTCCACCCTTCATTGCCTTGAACGAGCCCGAAACGAGCCTGCATCCCGATCTGCTGGAGCCGCTCGCGCGCATGATCGTCGCGGCCTCGAAGCGCACGCAGGTCTGGCTCGTGACGCATTCCGAACCTCTGGCCGACGCCATCGCACGCAATGGTGGAGTTTCCCAGCGGCAGGTCATCAAGCGGAAGGGCGAAACCTGGATCGACGGCCTCCGGCTCAGCGGCGACTTTGCCGAGGAGGAAGAGGAGTTTTGA